One Leopardus geoffroyi isolate Oge1 chromosome C1, O.geoffroyi_Oge1_pat1.0, whole genome shotgun sequence DNA segment encodes these proteins:
- the LOC123599527 gene encoding uncharacterized protein LOC123599527 — protein sequence MAQSPSPETEPVTSEQRRRALWLHLAFTQRVSPWPGQDFPSPQDARRGPGLSCREPTACYPGGRPWDQASSVRSAGAQAKGFKRERGCLLLPRPRRWGRGGCLARPLQLCAPTAAGRCSAPLSAPGGQWRAAEAAQILAAAPAPARECHCRPLGERRPHLGLGLFPDVPAAGATIRAPPGDCNAAGGPGTGPPKRLGAFLRTFKGTPVPVEASFFPPPGRASSVNLQDPKATQ from the exons ATGGCTCAGTCACCGTCTCCAGAGACGGAACCAGTGACTTCTGAGCAACGGAGAAGAGCCCTCTGGTTGCACCTGGCGTTCACGCAGCGGGTCTCGCCCTGGCCGGGACAGGACTTCCCATCGCCGCAGGACGCCCGGAGAGGGCCTGGCCTGAGCTGCAGGGAACCGACTGCGTGTTACCCGGGGGGTCGTCCCTGGGACCAGGCCTCGTCAGTCCGGAGCGCCGGGGCACAAGCGAAGGGCTTCAAGCGGGAGCGGGGGTGCCTGCTGCTGCCCAGACCACGCAGGTGGGGACGCGGAGGCTGCCTGGCGCGGCCGCTGCAGCTCTGCGCTCCGACGGCTGCCGGCCGCTGCTCCGCACCGCTCTCCGCGCCCGGGGGCCAGTGGAGGGCTGCAGAGGCGGCGCAAATCCTCGCAGCTGCCCCTGCCCCGGCCCGCGAGTGTCACTGTCGACCTTTGGGGGAACGCAGGCCCCACTTGGGCCTCGGTCTGTTCCCAGATGTCCCGGCTGCGGGCGCAACCATCCGAGCGCCGCCCGGCGACTGTAACGCAGCGGGCGGCCCCGGGACGGGCCCCCCGAAGCGACTCGGTGCGTTCCTCCGGACCTTTAAAGGGACCCCGGTTCCCGTTGaagcctccttcttccctcccccaggccGCGCCTCCTCTGTCAACCTCCAGG accCCAAAGCGACCCAGTAA